The segment GCTGACCAGCATCTTTCGCGAATGTGAGGGCGGGCGGCGCAAACTGGCCGTGAAAGTGGTCGACATCTTCGGAAATGATACAATGAAGATTATCGAGGTTAATGTATGAAAGGATACCACAAGCAATGGCGCCGGTGAGATATCATTATGGAAAATTTCCGCCCGCAAAACTGGAGTGGGAGCGGTTGATTCCATTGCTTGGACCCGCTCATGAGGCGGTAGCGCGCTATGATGGAAGGCTTTCTGTGATTCCTAATGCACAAGTTTTACTTAGCCCACTAACGACTCAAGAAGCCGTTCTTTCAAGTAAGATCGAGGGTACACAAGCGACGATGGGAGAAGTCTTAGAATTTGAGGCAACCGGCGAAAAAGGAGTTTCCGAAGAGAGAAGACAGGATATTTGGGAAGTTTTGAATTACCGGCGAGCAATGAATCGCTCAGTTGAAATGATGGAAAAGTTGCCTCTAAGTGGAAGGATTCTTAAAGAAGCACACGAGATTTTGCTTAATAGCGTGCGAGGGCAGAACAAATTGCCGGGCGTCTACAGGAAGGGGCCGAACTGGATGGGTCCGCCCGGCTGTACCGAGGAAGAAGCTTATTTCGTCCCCATCTCAGCTGATAAATTAGATAATGCCATGAAGATTTGGGAAGAATACATTAATGATGAAAATCAACCAGATCGGCTTATTCAGCTTGCAATAGCCCACGTAGAATTCGAAGCCATTCACCCTTTCCAGGATGGTAATGGCAGGTTGGGACGTATGTTTGTCCCGCTTTTCATGACGAAGGCTCGCCTAATCCAAGGCCCCATGTTCTATATAAGCTCATATTTCGAAATAAATAGAGATGAATATTATGATCGACTCCGCGCTGTATCTAGCGATGATGATTGGACCGGTTGGTGTATCTTCTTTTTACAAGCTACTCGCTTACAGGCTGAAGAGAACACTGAGAAGATAAACGCTGTTCTAGAGCTCTACAACTCTTTGAAAATCCAGTTGCCTAATATTACACATTCTCAATATGCTATTCAGGCTTTGGAATGGATCTTTTCAAAGCCAATTTTTCGAAGCAGCTATTTTGTCAAAGAAGCGGGTATCCCGGAGGCTACGGCACGCCGGATACTTTCTGTTTTACGAAGCGAAAATATTTTATCCACACTTAAGGAAGCCAGCGGTAGGAGTTCTGCTATTTTAATGTTTCCAAAGATATTAAACATTGCAGAAGGAAGAGAGATATTTTGACACTCATTTATGACAGACGAATAAGTTTGTCTATCAAAAATAGAAAATTATGATATACAAATTAATTTGAGTTACATCGGTGAGCGTCAAAAGGTAATCAAAAAATAAATTAAAAGTTAGATAATAATAAAATTGAGGTAATTATGGCCCTGCATCCTGATTTTCCTGACTCCCCATACGAAGTGCTCGATCCGGCCACGCGCTGGTTTCCGGCCGATGAGGCCTTGCGCGCAACCAGCATGGATAAGCTAATGCCGCCGCTCGTGGCCGAACTGCGCAAAAAGGTCAAGGAGTGGCGGGGTAGCGGCTACAGCGGGGCCACCGAGACCAGCCGCTCCCTTCTAAACTGGTGGTTCAAAACTCCCCATCTTTTGCCCCAGGTGGGCGGCACAATGACTGAGTTCCAGTATTACTTTGCTCAGCGCGAGGCGCTTGAGACGATAATCTACCTTTATGACGTAGTGGGGGTCAAGGATAAATACGACCTGATGCGTTTTGACAGCTCAGGCGTTGTTTCGACGGGCATGTTTGATGAGACCTGGCGGCGGTTTGTGGTCAAGATGGCCACCGGTACGGGCAAGACCAAGGTGCTGAGCCTTATCCTTGCCTGGAGTTTTTACCATAAACTCTATGAGCCGGGCTCTAATCTGGCTCGCAATTTTCTGGTCATCGCCCCCAACATTATCGTGCTTGACCGCATCTATAAGGATTTTGCCGGTCTTAGCATCTTCTTTTCCGATCCGATAATCCCCGATAACGGCACAGATGGGCGGAACTGGCGAGATGACTTTCAACTGACTCTGCACCGCCAGGATGAGGCGCGCATAACCCGTCCCACCGGCAACATCTTTTTAACCAACATCCACCGCGTCTACGCCGGAAACGACATTCCTGCTTCGCCCGATGATGAAGACACGATGGATTATTTCCTGGGCAAACGCCCCACGGGGGCGACCACCGACTCCAAGGTGGACTTGGGCATCATCGTACGCGACATCGATGAGCTAGCTATTCTAAACGATGAAGCCCATCACATCCACGATCCACGCATGGCCTGGTTCAAATCGATAGAGGATATCCATAATCGCTTAAAGCAAAAAGGGGCCGATTTATCCTTGCAGGTTGACGTAACGGCCACGCCCAAACACAACAACGGAGCCATCTTTGTGCAGACGGTGGCCGATTATCCTCTAGTGGAGGCCATTTCACAGAACGTGGTCAAGCATCCCGTGTTGCCCGACGCGCCCAGCCGGGCTAAGCTCATCGAGCGCCAGAGCGCCAAATATACCGAGAAATATGCCGACTACATCCATCTTGGTGTAATCGAATGGCGTAAAGCCTACGGCGAGCATAAAAAAATGAGCAAGAAGGCCATCCTATTTGTTATGACCGATGACACCAAAAACTGCGATGATGTGGCCGAATATTTACAGGCCAACTACCCCGACTTGAAAGATGCGGTGCTGGTCATCCATACCAATAAAAGCGGTGAGATTTCAGAGTCCACTTCGGGTAAGGGCAAAGCCAAGCTTGAGGACTTGCGCAAGCAGGCCAACGAGATCGATGGGTTAGATAGCCCTTATAAGGCCGTGGTCTCGGTTATGGTGCTCAAAGAGGGTTGGGATGTGAAGAACGTTACCACAATTGTGGGCTTGCGCGCCTACTCGGCCAAGAGCAACATTCTGCCCGAACAGACTTTGGGTCGGGGGCTTCGCAAGATGTATCAGGGCGAGGTGGAAGAATACGTCAGCGTGGTTGGAACGAACGCCTTTATGGAGTTTGTCGAGTCGATCCAGGCCGAAGGGGTGGTCTTGGAACGCAAGGCCATGGGTGAAGGTACGCAGCCAAAGGCGCCGCTGGTGGTTGAGGTTGATAACGAGAATGTGAAGAAGGATATCGAAGCCCTCGATATTGAAATTCCGGTCATGACCCCGCGCATCTACCGCGAGTATAAGAACTTGAGCGATCTCAATCCGAGCTCATTCAAGCATCAGCGCATAGCTTTTCGGCAGTTTAGCGAGGAGGAGCAGCGGGAGATAGTTTTTAAAGATATCACCACGGGCGAGGTGACCCATACCACCACCCTCGATACGGCGGGCCTCGCAGATTACCGCAGCGTGATCGGATATTTTGCCCAGACGATCATGAAGGACTTAAGACTTTTTAGCGGTTATGATGTGCTTTACGGTAAGGTCAAATCCTTTGCGCAGGGTGAGCTGTTTGACCATGCGGTGGATCTGGAGAGCCCCAACACGCTTCGCAATCTCTCAGAACTTGTTGCCACCAAGACCATCCTTGAGACGTTCAAGAAGGAAATAAACGCCCTCACCACGGCGGACAAGGGCGACGCCGAGATCAGGGATACCACCAAGCTGCGGCAGACCCGCCCCTTTGTGGCCAAGGAGCAAGGCTATCTCGTTCCCAAAAAGAGCGTCTTTAGCCGCATCGTAGGTGACAGTCACTTCGAACTGCTCTTTGCCCGCTTTTTGGAAGACTGCGCTGATGTGGTCTCATACGGAAAGAATTATTTTCAGGTCAATTTCAAACTGGACTACGTGAACGGGGATGGCGGTATCTCTAATTATCATCCGGATTTTCTGGTTAAGCTGTCCGACGGGCGCATCATCGTCGTTGAGACCAAGGGCCGGGAGGACCTGGATGTGCCGCTTAAGATGGCTCGGCTACGGCAATGGTGCGAGGATATCAATCGAGTCCAAGTTGAGGTTAAGTATGATTTCGTCTATGTCGACCAAGATGGCTTCGATAAATTCAACCCCACTTCGTTTAGGCATTTATTGGATGGTTTCACGGAGTATAAAGAGAAGGGTCATTGATATCAAGTTGGCGAAAGCGCGCAAAAGAGCTTAAGACCGAAACCCATGCCCTCTATCTGGCTTATAAAGATCCCAGAGTGGCCTGGTACGCCAAGGCTTTTGCCGCCCTTGTTGTGGCCTACGCCTTCAGCCCCATCGATCTCATCCCCGACCCCATCCCGATCTTAGGATATCTGGACGATCTGATACTGGTTCCGCTGGGGATCGCCCTGGCCATCAAGATGATCCCACCGGGCGTCATGGCCGAGTGCCGAGAGAAGGCCCGGCTGCAAACCGCTGAAAAGAGGCCCAAAAATTGGACCGCTGCGCTTATAATAGTTATCATTTGGTTTGTTCTGGCTTACCTGGTGGTCCGATTCATCTATCGGGTGGCCAGAGTTAGCCTTGGAGGGTGACAATAGAAGGCTTTATCATCAAAACTAACTGGTATGTCATCACCGGCGGTCCGAGCTCGGGCAAGACCACCGTGGTCAACATGCTCAAAGAGCGGGGTTATAAGACCACGGTCGAGCATGCCCGCCACTACATCGATACCCAAAAAGTCGCCGGAAAGACGATTGAAGAGATCAAGGCGAACCAACTCGCCTTCCAAAGAGGGGTCATCAAGATGCAGATCGCCGAGGAGGAGGCGCTCTCACCTGATGAGGTGGTGTTTTTGGATCGGGCGATACCCGACGCCCTCGCTTACTACCGTTTTTTGGATCTTGCCGAGGATGATGAGCTTAAGGATGCTTTGCGCAGGTTCAGATATAAAAAGGTCTTCATCTTGGATCTTCTGCCCCTGGTCAATGATTATGCCCGCACCGAGAATGAGGCCGCCCAGAAGAAGATTCACCGCTTGCTTGTCGCCGTCTATGAGGCGCTGGGTTTTCAGGTCGTCCACGTTCCGGTGCTTCCCCCAGAGGAAAGGGTCGAGTTCATCCTAAAGAACCTGTAAAGAGGCGGGTATTTGTCGAAAGACCTCCACCCACAAAGGGCGCTCATGTACAAAATTGTACGCCCTCTTAACAAGCTTATCTTCAAGACCCTCTTTCGCCTTAAGGTTGAAGGGAGAAAAAATATCCCCAAAACTGGCCATTTCGTCGTGGTGGCAAATCACGAAAGCCTGCTTGACGGCTTCGTCTTGGCCGCGGCCATCGAGCGGCAAATTACCTTCATGGCCGCGGCCTTCCTCTTTAAAAAGCCCTTTGTGGGCTGGTTTTTGAAGCAAATCGGGGCAATACCGGTCAAGAAGGAAGGCCAGAACCTGGCCGGCCTAAAGCGCGCCCTGGGCGTCCTTGAGCGGGGCGGGGTGATCGGCATCTTCCCTGAAGGAGGAATCTTCGAAACCGATCTTTATTTTGGAGCCGCCTATTTAGCCGCCAGGAGCGGGGTGGCCTTGCTTCCCGCTTCAATAATCGGGGCGGATAAGGTGCTTCCCGTAGGTCAAAGGTGGCCAAGGTTTGTTCAAATAAGGGTTATAATCGGAGATGGCATTGCGGTGGAGAGATCGTTGAAGCCGAGTCGCAAGCTTTTGGAGGAAACGACGGAGATTTTACGATCTAACATGGATATTTTGA is part of the Actinomycetota bacterium genome and harbors:
- a CDS encoding lysophospholipid acyltransferase family protein; this translates as MYKIVRPLNKLIFKTLFRLKVEGRKNIPKTGHFVVVANHESLLDGFVLAAAIERQITFMAAAFLFKKPFVGWFLKQIGAIPVKKEGQNLAGLKRALGVLERGGVIGIFPEGGIFETDLYFGAAYLAARSGVALLPASIIGADKVLPVGQRWPRFVQIRVIIGDGIAVERSLKPSRKLLEETTEILRSNMDILRTEGDVKDGRG
- a CDS encoding YkvA family protein, coding for MISSWRKRAKELKTETHALYLAYKDPRVAWYAKAFAALVVAYAFSPIDLIPDPIPILGYLDDLILVPLGIALAIKMIPPGVMAECREKARLQTAEKRPKNWTAALIIVIIWFVLAYLVVRFIYRVARVSLGG
- a CDS encoding DEAD/DEAH box helicase family protein, which codes for MALHPDFPDSPYEVLDPATRWFPADEALRATSMDKLMPPLVAELRKKVKEWRGSGYSGATETSRSLLNWWFKTPHLLPQVGGTMTEFQYYFAQREALETIIYLYDVVGVKDKYDLMRFDSSGVVSTGMFDETWRRFVVKMATGTGKTKVLSLILAWSFYHKLYEPGSNLARNFLVIAPNIIVLDRIYKDFAGLSIFFSDPIIPDNGTDGRNWRDDFQLTLHRQDEARITRPTGNIFLTNIHRVYAGNDIPASPDDEDTMDYFLGKRPTGATTDSKVDLGIIVRDIDELAILNDEAHHIHDPRMAWFKSIEDIHNRLKQKGADLSLQVDVTATPKHNNGAIFVQTVADYPLVEAISQNVVKHPVLPDAPSRAKLIERQSAKYTEKYADYIHLGVIEWRKAYGEHKKMSKKAILFVMTDDTKNCDDVAEYLQANYPDLKDAVLVIHTNKSGEISESTSGKGKAKLEDLRKQANEIDGLDSPYKAVVSVMVLKEGWDVKNVTTIVGLRAYSAKSNILPEQTLGRGLRKMYQGEVEEYVSVVGTNAFMEFVESIQAEGVVLERKAMGEGTQPKAPLVVEVDNENVKKDIEALDIEIPVMTPRIYREYKNLSDLNPSSFKHQRIAFRQFSEEEQREIVFKDITTGEVTHTTTLDTAGLADYRSVIGYFAQTIMKDLRLFSGYDVLYGKVKSFAQGELFDHAVDLESPNTLRNLSELVATKTILETFKKEINALTTADKGDAEIRDTTKLRQTRPFVAKEQGYLVPKKSVFSRIVGDSHFELLFARFLEDCADVVSYGKNYFQVNFKLDYVNGDGGISNYHPDFLVKLSDGRIIVVETKGREDLDVPLKMARLRQWCEDINRVQVEVKYDFVYVDQDGFDKFNPTSFRHLLDGFTEYKEKGH
- a CDS encoding Fic/DOC family N-terminal domain-containing protein, whose amino-acid sequence is MYERIPQAMAPVRYHYGKFPPAKLEWERLIPLLGPAHEAVARYDGRLSVIPNAQVLLSPLTTQEAVLSSKIEGTQATMGEVLEFEATGEKGVSEERRQDIWEVLNYRRAMNRSVEMMEKLPLSGRILKEAHEILLNSVRGQNKLPGVYRKGPNWMGPPGCTEEEAYFVPISADKLDNAMKIWEEYINDENQPDRLIQLAIAHVEFEAIHPFQDGNGRLGRMFVPLFMTKARLIQGPMFYISSYFEINRDEYYDRLRAVSSDDDWTGWCIFFLQATRLQAEENTEKINAVLELYNSLKIQLPNITHSQYAIQALEWIFSKPIFRSSYFVKEAGIPEATARRILSVLRSENILSTLKEASGRSSAILMFPKILNIAEGREIF
- a CDS encoding ATP-binding protein is translated as MTIEGFIIKTNWYVITGGPSSGKTTVVNMLKERGYKTTVEHARHYIDTQKVAGKTIEEIKANQLAFQRGVIKMQIAEEEALSPDEVVFLDRAIPDALAYYRFLDLAEDDELKDALRRFRYKKVFILDLLPLVNDYARTENEAAQKKIHRLLVAVYEALGFQVVHVPVLPPEERVEFILKNL